A stretch of Nonomuraea africana DNA encodes these proteins:
- a CDS encoding TetR/AcrR family transcriptional regulator, translated as MTTSAPLGLQGAYLLGERTSHDQLRSRTLEVAVDLLTREGPDSLSMRRIATEAGCSTTVIYTMFGSREGLAEALYLEGFERFRRFLETVPARKDPFEHLTALGPAYREACLAEPGFYTLMFEQAIPGFEPSERARTLARAALNILDRVISDCISAGYLIPTQPRKIADALWAAAQGAISLERAGHLRDSRTYEAVTTATICCYLARKS; from the coding sequence ATGACCACGTCTGCGCCGCTGGGGCTGCAAGGTGCCTATCTGCTGGGCGAGCGGACCTCCCACGACCAGCTTCGCAGCCGCACCCTCGAGGTGGCGGTCGACCTGCTGACTCGCGAAGGGCCCGACAGCCTGTCCATGCGCAGGATCGCCACCGAGGCGGGCTGCTCCACCACGGTCATCTACACGATGTTCGGCAGCAGGGAGGGCCTGGCCGAGGCGCTCTACCTGGAGGGCTTCGAGCGCTTCCGCCGCTTTCTCGAAACGGTGCCCGCCAGGAAGGACCCCTTCGAGCACCTCACCGCGCTCGGCCCCGCCTACCGCGAGGCGTGCCTGGCCGAGCCGGGCTTCTACACGCTGATGTTCGAGCAGGCCATCCCCGGTTTCGAGCCGAGCGAGCGGGCCAGGACCCTCGCCCGCGCCGCGCTCAACATCCTCGACAGGGTGATCTCCGACTGCATCTCGGCCGGCTATCTCATCCCCACGCAGCCGCGCAAGATCGCCGACGCGCTGTGGGCGGCGGCGCAGGGCGCGATCAGCCTCGAACGGGCGGGACACCTGCGCGACAGCCGTACCTACGAGGCGGTCACGACCGCGACGATCTGCTGCTACCTGGCGCGGAAGAGTTGA